The following are from one region of the Trichoderma breve strain T069 chromosome 5, whole genome shotgun sequence genome:
- a CDS encoding flavin-binding monooxygenase-like domain-containing protein, with protein MPQTTDILIIGAGISGVGFAVQLVRQFGTRNFTLIEKSDNIGGTWWVNSYPGCGCDVPSHFFSYSFALKPNWSRRFALQSEIHEYFTEVAAQYEIHKHVQLASLVEKASWDEAMGTWSVMVRDLQSSKMTEYRSKILISAVGTLSVPQKCTIPGASSFEGNMFHTAQWDHTFNWKDKELIVVGNGCSATQIIPEISSGPGAAKMVTQFSRQAHWLAERPNPEAKLYWDQERDFKGFDIETGAEIRNGWSKDAAAYIRANAPAKYRDFLVPKTEIGCKRRVNDTGYLASLHQENVNLIYDDPIEEIVPTGVRTKSGKIIPADAIVLAQGFETQKPFGSLQIFGERGVSILEHWDRVSEGVPSSYLGTCLSGFPNFFIMMGPNTLSGHLSVIYTTECQINLALRIIRPILNAMRTDTSSLVVGRPSRDIVTVKPSAEKRDIEMVQEMAKKLVWASGCTSWFIDGNTKRNTIMFPDWQYKFWLRSIFVAWDDFAYRTSATFRKGAAKGQAGNGIYLNTLIGGLIGLGALYLNRDHVHNHLDTAKSFVTSLSKSA; from the exons ATGCCACAAACAACAgacatcctcatcattgGTGCGGGCATATCTGGGGTCGGTTTTGCCGTGCAATTAGTTCGGCAATTCGGAACCAGAAACTTCACACTCATTGAGAAATCCGATAATATTGGTGGGACATGGTGGGTAAACTCTTACcccggctgcggctgcgat GTTCCATCCCATTTCTTCTCCTATTCATTTGCGTTGAAGCCCAACTGGTCTCGAAGATTTGCTTTGCAATCTGAAATACATGAGTATTTCACCGAGGTAGCCGCTCAGTACGAAATTCACAAACATGTACAATTGGCATCTCTTGTCGAGAAGGCTTCTTGGGATGAGGCAATGGGAACTTGGAGCGTCATGGTTCGAGATCTTCAATCGTCAAAGATGACAGAATATCGCAGCAAAATTTTGATCTCAGCCGTCGGAACACTGTCTGTCCCGCAGAAATGCACCATTCCAGGCGCCTCAAGCTTCGAAGGGAACATGTTTCACACGGCGCAGTGGGACCACACGTTTAATTGGAAGGATAAAGAGCTTATTGTCGTTG GAAATGGATGCTCTGCGACACAAATAATCCCAGAGATATCCTCCGGCCCTGGAGCGGCCAAAATGGTAACGCAGTTCTCTCGACAAGCACATTGGCTGGCTGAGCGCCCCAACCCAGA AGCCAAATTATACTGGGATCAAGAAAGAGACTTCAAAGGATTTGACATAGAGACTGGCGCGGAAATACGCAATGGCTGGTCAAAAGACGCCGCGGCCTACATTCGTGCTAATGCACCCGCAAAGTATCGAGATTTCCTTGTTCCCAAGACCGAAATCGGATGCAAAAGACGTGTCAACGATACCGGTTACCTCGCGAGTCTGCATCAGGAGAATGTCAACCTTATATATGACGATCCGATTGAAGAAATTGTGCCAACTGGAGTTCGCACAAAGTCCGGAAAGATTATCCCCGCGGATGCAATTGTACTTGCTCAGGGGTTTGAGACACAAAAGCCGTTTGGATCTCTGCAAATCTTTGGAGAAAGAGGAGTTAGCATCCTAGAGCAT TGGGATCGAGTGAGCGAGGGTGTCCCTTCTTCTTACTTGGGAACATGCCTGTCAGGGTTCCCaaatttcttcatcatgatgggTCCCAATACCCTCAGCGGTCATCTTTCTGTTATCTATACTACGGAATGCCAAATCAATCTTGCACTGCGCATCATAAGGCCTATTTTGAATGCCATGCGCACCGATACATCAAGTTTGGTCGTTGGCCGGCCTTCTCGGGACATCGTTACCGTCAAGCCTTCAGCTGAGAAACGAGACATTGAAATGGTACAAGAAATGGCCAAAAAGCTCGTCTGGGCGTCGGGATGCACATCATGGTTCATTGACGGGAATACCAAGAGGAATACCATCATGTTTCCTGATTGGCAGTATAAGTTTTGGTTGAGAAGCATTTTCGTTGCTTGGGATGATTTCGCTTACCGCACCTCGGCAACGTTTCGCAAAGGAGCTGCGAAAGGACAGGCAGGAAATGGGATCTATTTGAATACTCTTATCGGCGGGCTCATTGGGCTTGGGGCTCTTTATCTTAACCGAGATCACGTTCACAATCATCTCGACACAGCAAAGAGTTTCGTTACGTCTTTATCAAAGTCAGCTTGA
- a CDS encoding carbonic anhydrase domain-containing protein — protein MAPPTWTELLEGNRVYAETQHKPAALIGQPGFEIPSVMIFTCIDFRASAEALLGMKGDEAFVVRNPGGRITTGIQSLLFVDTLTGGQALKDIVIIHHFDCGCTHITDDVIKDALKAKSPELGAEIDKMAFGTYSAKNMQQHINNIETDIKFLKDSPLVREELKERVHAYIFDLQSGKLVAVPINN, from the exons ATGGCACCACCAACTTGGACAGAGCTGCTTGAGGGAAACCG CGTCTATGCGGAGACACAGCACAAGCCTGCAGCACTCATCGGTCAGCCTGGTTTTGAGATACCCTCTGTTATGATCT TTACATGCATCGATTTTCGAGCATCGGCTGAAGCATTGCTCGGCATGAAAGGCGATG AAGCGTTTGTGGTCCGAAACCCAGGTGGTAGAATTACCACTGGCATCCAGTCGCTGCTCTTTGTCGACACATTAACGGGTGGGCAAGCTCTTAAAGATATTGTCATTATTCATCATTTCG ACTGCGGCTGCACTCATATTACCGACGATGTCATTAAAGATGCTTTGAAAGCCAAGAGTCCCGAACTGGGAGCTGAGATTGATAAGATGGCCTTTGGCACTTATTCTGCAAAGAATATGCAGCA ACACATAAACAACATTGAGACGGACATCAAATTCTTGAAGGATTCGCCACTCGTGAGAGAGGAGTTGAAAGAGCGGGTTCATGCTTACATTTTCGACCTCCAGAGTGGTAAACTAGTTGCTGTGCCAATCAATAATTAG